The following proteins come from a genomic window of Sesamum indicum cultivar Zhongzhi No. 13 linkage group LG10, S_indicum_v1.0, whole genome shotgun sequence:
- the LOC105171931 gene encoding probable E3 ubiquitin-protein ligase ARI7 has translation MDSDEQDLYYGSGGDVVSEEEDGYYCNDGDAAGDDEPDRTTFTQETTYTILREEDVKKRAENDIAQVSTLLSVSRGLACHLLCRNNWCLNAVYDQWFADAERSDELPPHQESGEQLCGICFEPFEIEDMVSASCVHSFCAGCWKTYISFSINDGPGCLRLQCPEPKCRAVAGVDMVESMASVDEKQKYYGYLYRSYVECNRNRKWCPASGCEFAVEFKDAGGCESYDVTCDCYYKFCWNCIEESHRPVDCKTVEKWIKKNSSEAENTNWILAYTKPCPKCHRAIEKNQGCNHMTCRSPCKHQFCWVCLGPWEKHTSNSTCNTYRNQSSNINEESRERVKHFLARYTHYYERWDSNDKSKKRALTDLNQARNQHIDTLAQTQGENMAGVQFVIDAWTQIVECRRVLKWSYAYGYYHTSKEKPGKLDFFGYLQGEAEAALERLHYCAEKEMSKYLIADRPLEDFKDFKSKLLQLTAVTGNYFQNLVLALENDLSEVDDETSGTKN, from the coding sequence ATGGATTCTGATGAGCAAGATTTATACTACGGTAGCGGCGGCGATGTGgtttctgaagaagaagatggcTACTACTGCAACGACGGCGATGCGGCGGGAGACGACGAGCCTGACCGCACCACCTTCACACAGGAGACTACTTACACAATCCTACGAGAGGAAGACGTGAAGAAACGTGCAGAGAATGATATCGCACAAGTCTCCACCCTTCTCTCCGTCTCCAGGGGCCTGGCCTGCCATCTCTTGTGCCGGAACAATTGGTGCCTGAACGCCGTATACGATCAGTGGTTCGCCGACGCAGAGCGATCCGACGAATTACCGCCGCATCAAGAATCAGGGGAACAACTCTGCGGCATTTGCTTCGAGCCCTTTGAGATTGAAGACATGGTTTCTGCTTCATGTGTGCATTCTTTTTGCGCGGGTTGTTGGAAGACTTACATCTCTTTCTCGATCAATGACGGCCCGGGATGCCTGAGACTGCAATGCCCGGAGCCCAAGTGCAGAGCTGTTGCAGGAGTAGACATGGTCGAGTCGATGGCGTCGGTAGATGAGAAACAGAAATACTATGGATATCTTTACCGGTCGTACGTCGAGTGTAACAGGAATCGGAAATGGTGTCCGGCTTCTGGATGTGAATTCGCTGTTGAATTCAAGGATGCCGGCGGGTGTGAAAGCTACGACGTGACTTGTGATTGTTATTATAAGTTCTGCTGGAACTGCATAGAGGAGAGCCACCGTCCCGTCGACTGCAAAACCGTGGAAAAGTGGATCAAGAAGAACAGTTCGGAGGCGGAGAACACTAATTGGATATTGGCGTACACCAAGCCCTGTCCCAAGTGTCATCGGGCGATCGAGAAAAACCAGGGCTGCAACCACATGACCTGTCGGAGTCCCTGTAAGCATCAATTTTGCTGGGTATGCTTGGGACCCTGGGAGAAGCACACATCTAATTCCACATGCAACACGTACAGGAATCAGAGTTCTAACATAAATGAGGAGAGTAGAGAGAGAGTCAAGCACTTCTTGGCAAGATACACACATTACTATGAAAGATGGGACTCCAATGACAAATCCAAGAAGAGGGCTCTAACTGATCTAAATCAAGCCAGAAACCAGCACATCGACACGCTCGCTCAAACGCAGGGAGAAAACATGGCTGGAGTCCAATTCGTGATCGACGCCTGGACCCAGATCGTTGAGTGCAGGCGTGTACTGAAATGGTCATACGCGTATGGATACTATCACACGTCGAAGGAGAAACCAGGGAAGCTGGATTTCTTCGGGTACTTGCAAGGGGAGGCAGAGGCTGCCCTGGAGAGACTTCACTATTGTGCAGAGAAGGAGATGAGTAAATATCTCATAGCAGATCGGCCATTGGAGGATTTCAAGGATTTTAAATCCAAGCTTTTGCAGTTGACTGCTGTCACAGGAAACTACTTCCAGAATTTGGTGTTAGCATTGGAGAATGATCTTTCTGAAGTTGATGATGAGACTTCTGGTACCAAGAACTAG
- the LOC105171930 gene encoding zinc finger protein ZAT12-like has translation MTMMKRTRDDQVRDDNITALANCLMLLSSRSGRGAGGGGEFSTRVFTCKTCNRQFPSFQALGGHRASHKKPRLMAGDESLQRPLSPPKPKTHECSICGLEFPIGQALGGHMRRHRAGAVADDQNLRAAPAVSEAPIVKRANSRRVLCMDLNLTPLENKFVFGDGIINPAVDCFF, from the coding sequence ATGACGATGATGAAGAGGACGAGAGACGACCAGGTTCGTGACGACAACATAACTGCCCTCGCCAACTGCTTGATGTTACTATCAAGCAGATCAGGACGAGGAgcaggaggaggaggagaattCTCGACACGTGTGTTCACGTGCAAGACATGCAACAGGCAGTTCCCGTCGTTCCAGGCGCTGGGCGGCCACCGTGCCAGCCACAAGAAGCCGAGGCTGATGGCCGGAGATGAGTCGTTGCAGCGGCCGTTGTCCCCGCCCAAGCCGAAAACTCATGAGTGCTCTATATGCGGCCTGGAGTTTCCGATAGGGCAAGCGCTGGGCGGACACATGAGGAGACACAGAGCAGGTGCCGTTGCTGATGATCAAAATCTGCGGGCGGCGCCGGCGGTTTCCGAGGCTCCTATTGTGAAGAGAGCGAATAGCAGGAGGGTTTTGTGCATGGATCTGAACTTGACGCCGTTGGAGAACAAGTTTGTGTTTGGCGATGGTATTATTAATCCTGCTGTTGACTGCTTTTTCTGA